Genomic DNA from Desulfovibrio sp.:
GTTTTTCGCACGCTTGATGTGGGCGCGGACAAAATGCTCCACGCGCAGGCAGTGCTCAAGGAGCCAAACCCGGCGCTGGGGTTGCGCGGCATTCGCTTTTGCCTGCGTCATCAGGGCATTTTTCGCACGCAGTTGCGGGCGCTCATGCGCGCCGGGGCCATGGGCAACGTAGCCATCATGCTGCCCATGATTTCCTGCCTGGATGAAGTGCAGCAGGTGCGCCGCATCATGCAGGAGCTGCATCAGGAGCTTGCGGCGCAAAATCTGCCCCATGCCCCCCTGCTGCCCCTTGGCGTCATGGTTGAAACCCCGGCTGCGGCCCTTATTTGCGACGCCCTGGCGCGGGAATGCGACTTTTTCAGCATCGGCACCAATGACCTTATCCACTACATAATGGGCATTGACCGCAACAACCGCCATGTGGCCTACCTCAACGAGCCGCTGCATCCGGCTATCGTGCGCTCGCTCAAGCACATCATTGACGCCGCCCACCGCGAGGGCATAGGTGTTTCCGTCTGCGGCGAGCTTGCTTCTGATCCCTTTGGCCTGGCCCTGCTGCTGGGCATGGGCGTGGACACTGTGTCCGCCGCCCCCCGATTTGTACCGGGCATGAAGCACCTTATACGCCAGTTCAACGCCCAGACCTGCATGGATCTGGCCAACAGCGTGCTGCTCAGCACCGATGTGGCCGCTTCCAAGCGCATGGTGCGCGAAGCGTTGCAACAGTCACTGGGACAGGAACTGGCCTTTCACACCACAAGCCTTTTCACATACAGTCACCCATGAGCCAGAAAACACCCCCATCCACTGTGGCCCTGAACAAAAAGGCCCGCCACCTCTATGAACTTTCCGAGTTCACCGAGGCGGGCATTGTACTGACCGGCCCGGAAGTCAAAAGCATCCGCGCGGGCAAGGTCAACTTTATCGACAGCTACGTAGACTTTCGCCAGGGAGAAGCCTGGCTTGTTTCGCTGCACATCGCGCCCTACGCCAACGCGGGCTACGTGTCGCAGGAGCCAGACCGCGCGCGCAAACTGCTGCTGCACGAGCGGGAAATTTCCAAATTCGCGGGGCTGGTGGCCCAGCAGGGCCTGACGGTTGTGCCCGTGCGCCTCTACTTCAAGAGGGGCAAGATCAAGGTAGAAATTGCCCTCGGCAAGGGCAAAAAACTGCACGACCACCGCGAAACACTCAAACGAAGGGCGGAGGAACGGGATATGGCCCGGGAGCTGTCCTAGGGGCTGCTTCTAAATAATTCTTTTGGCCGATCACTGCGTCATCCAGCATTTTTTACTCCAGTCATGGACAGAAAAAGTCCACTCCTGTCGTAAAAAATACTGTTTTCCTTGTCCTTGGCGCAAAATTTTTTATTTAGAAACAGCCCCTAGATGCAAATTTCCTTCGAAAATGTGCATTTTCAAAGTTTGCAAGACACCCGCTTCGGCGTTTAGCAGCGCAGATAAACTGCGATTGCG
This window encodes:
- the smpB gene encoding SsrA-binding protein SmpB, producing MSQKTPPSTVALNKKARHLYELSEFTEAGIVLTGPEVKSIRAGKVNFIDSYVDFRQGEAWLVSLHIAPYANAGYVSQEPDRARKLLLHEREISKFAGLVAQQGLTVVPVRLYFKRGKIKVEIALGKGKKLHDHRETLKRRAEERDMARELS